TCAGGCGGGCGACAACGTCGGTCTCCTCCTCCGCGGTATCGAAAAGAATCAGGTGCAGCGCGGTCAGGTTATCGCGAAACCCGGCTCGATTACTCCCCACACGAAGGCCAAGGCTGAAATTTACGTCCTCACCAAGGACGAAGGCGGCCGCCACACTCCGTTCTTCACCAACTACCGTCCGCAGTTCTTCTTCGGTACTGCCGACGTCACGGGCGTTTGCAAACTCCCCGAAGGTGTCGAAATGGTTATGCCCGGCGACAACCTTTCCATCGAAATCGACCTCCAAAAGCCGATTGCTATGGAAAAAGGTCAGCGTTTTGCTATCCGCGAAGGCGGCCGCACAATCGGTGCCGGTCGTATCTCGGAAATCATCGCTTAATTAGCGGTTGATTCAATCGCCGAAAGGTCTTTTACGGCCTTTCGGCTTTGATGTCCGATGCGCTCCCGAATAAAATCGCGGGGCGGCGGACAAAACGAACAACAATTTTAGGGAAGTAGTTCAATTGGTAGAGCAACGGTCTCCAAAACCGTGTGTTGGGGGTTCGAGTCCCTCCTTCCCTGTTGTTCTTTTAATTTAACACATTTCGCGGTTAAACCGCACAAAAAAGATGACCAATCCTTTCCGCAAAATCAGACAGTTTTATCAGGAAACAGTCGTGGAGCTGAAAAAGTCCTCGTGGCCGACGCGCCCCGAACTTGTCAACTCCGTGATAGTCGTATTTGTTGCATTGGGTCTGCTGGGCGCGTTTGTAGCGCTTGCGGACTTTGCCATTTACAACGTCGTGGACTTGCTCACTTGGTTTGTCAAGGGCGGAAAATAAGGCGGGCACATGGAATCTGACACACAGGACACGCGCAGATGGTACGCGGTGCAGACGCGTTCCAATATGGAAAAGAAGGCGGTCGAAACCCTCAAACACATGATTGACGTTGAGGACATGGGCGCGTACATATCGAAAGACGATATTTTGATGCCCGAAGAACGCGTGTCGGAAATCAAGAACGGCAACAAGGTATCCAGAGCACGCAAACTTTACCCCGGTTATATTTTCGTTCGGGTAAAGCTTTTCGACGAAAACGAAAACTTTTTGGAAAAACCGTGGTATTTCGTCCGCGGAATCAACGGTGTAATCAATTTCATGGGCGGCGAACGCCCCGTTCCGCTCCGTCAGGCGGAGGTCGACCGCATTTTTGCGCAGATGGCGCAGTCGGAAGGCACGGAACGTCCGAAAATCAGCTTCAATGTCGGGGAATCGGTCAAAATCCACGAAGGTCCGTTCCTCGGTCTTACCGGTGTTATCGAAGAGGTCGATGCGGAGCGCGGCAAGCTTAAAGTCAGCGTTTCGATATTCGGCAGGTTCACGCCGGTCGAGCTTGAATACTCGCAGGTATCGAGGGCCGACATCGAAGACTAAAACAACGCATTTTACGCACAGCCTCGGCAGTAAAATTCTTATAAGAAAAGAGAACTAAAATGGCAAAAAAAGTAGTAAAAGAAATTAAGTTGCAGCTCCCCGCGGGCGCGGCTAACCCCGCTCCCCCCGTCGGTCCCGCACTCGGTGCGGCGGGCGTGAACATCATGGGCTTCTGCAAAGAGTTCAACGCTAAGACGAAGGACCAAGCGGGCATGATTCTCCCCGTGGTCATTTCCGTATATCAGGATAAGTCTTTCACGTTCATTCTCAAATCCCCGCCGGCTGCGGTTCTTCTCAAAAAGGCCGCGAAAATCGAAACGGCGAGCGCAAAGCCCAACACCGACAAGGTCGGCAAAGTAACGCGCGCTCAAATCAAGGAAATCGTCAAGATTAAGGAAAAAGACCTTAACGCGACAAGTCCCGAACAGGCGGTCAAGATTATCGAAGGCACCGCGCGTTCGATGGGTATTGAAGTCGTAGACTAATTCTTTTTTTCGCATTCGCGCCGAACGAATTTATCGGGAGGCGCGAAAGTGTCTAAACAAACAACAACCGCACTGCAATAGCAGGAGACAAAAAGTCATGGTAAAAAGAAGCAAAAGATACAGACAGGCATCTGACGCCGCCCCGAAAGCGGCTTTGAGCCTTGCCGACGCGGTAAGCGCGTTGCAGGCTATGCCGAAAGCGGGCTTCGACGAAACGGTGGAAATTTCCTTCCGTTTGAATGTCGACCCGAAACAGAGCACCCAGATGGTGCGCGGAACGGTTCGTCTGCCCAACGGCAGCGGCAAAAAGGTAAGGGTAATCGTCTTTACCGAAAACGCCCAGGCGGCACTCGACGCCGGCGCGGACAAAGCAGGTTTCGAAGATCTCATCAAGGAGGTTTCGGAAGGTTTCCTCGATTTCGACGTCGCAATCGCTACGACATCGGCTATGAAGGAAGTCCGCAAGGTTGCGCGCGTTCTCGGTCCGAAAGGCCTCATGCCGAACCCGAAGAGCGGCACGGTTACGGACGACGTTGCTTCGGCAATCGCGGAAGTCAAGGCTGGTCGTGTAGAATTCAAGATGGACAAAACCTCGAACATGAGCGTAGTAGTCGGCAAGCGCAGCTTTGCGACGGAAAAGCTCGCCGAAAACGCGAAGGTCGTTCTCGACAGCGTTGTTGCGGCTCGTCCCGAGGCAATCAAGGGCAAGTTCATCAACTCAATCGCAATCAGCTCGACAATGAGCCCCAGCGTGAAAATCGCGCTGAGCGAAGTCGCACAATAAGGAGAGTTTTTCACAATGAGACCCGAAAAGAAATTTCTCGTAGAAGAAGCTCGCAACCGCCTTTCGGCTGCCGGACACGTTTTTCTGGTAAGCTTCACGGGCGTTAAGGTTTCGGACGCCGCGGAACTCCGCAAGGCGTTGGCGGAAGTCGGTGCGGAATACCACGTCGCGAAGAATTCGATTATTAAAATCGCCGCGAAAGAGCTCGGACTTCCCTCGATGGACTCCGCTCTCGAAGGCCAGACCGGCGTTGTAACGGGCGGCGAAGACCCCGCAGCCGTTGCGAAGGCGATTTCTGCGTTCTTCAAGACCCGCGAAAACTCGACAATCAAGCTCGGCATCATGGGCGAGAAGGTTATGTCGAAAGAGGACGTCGAATACCTCGGCAGCCTCCCGAGCCTTCCCGAACTCCGCGCAAAGTTCCTCTCGCTGCTCAATACGCCCGCAAGCCAGATGGTTCGCGTCATATTCTGCAAGCTCGAAAAGGAAGGCGGCGCGCCCGCAGAAGAGGCTCAGGCGTAGTCGGACTTCGGGACGCGCTTTGCGTTCCGAATTTTTGAAAACAAAATTTAGCCTTCCGCACAGGTTTGCATGGAGCGGAGGGCAAACCAAAAACAACTGAAAGGACAAACTTAGGGGGACATACCCCTTAAATATTCCGCAAGGAATGCTAAGTGTCCAAAGGAGACAAATAAAATGGCAGACATCACAAAAGATCAGGTTATCGAATGGCTCAGCAGCCTCACGGTTGTTGACGCGGCGGCTCTCGTTAAGGAGCTCGAAGAAAAATGGGGCGTTAGCGCGGCTGCTCCCGTGGCGGTAGTAGCGGGCGGCGCGGCTGCTCCTGCGGCTGAAGAAAAGGACTCGTTCGACGTTATCCTCAAAGCGGTTGACCCCGCCAAGAAGATTGCGGTCATTAAGGAAGTCCGCGCAATCACGGGCTTGGGCTTGGCGGAAGCCAAGGCGCTCGTCGAAGGCGCTCCGAAGGCCGTCAAAGAAGGCGTCAACAAAGACGAATCTGCGGAATTGGCTAAGAAGCTCAAGGACGCGGGTGCGGAAGTTGAAGTCAAGTAATAGGTTTGATTATTCAACCGTAATTTTCGCGGAGAGTCCGCGATGCCGAATAAAATCGGCGTCGCGGCTGTCCGCTTTTTCCGCTTAAAATATCCCGAAGCGTAATAACGGGGATAAGTTCTTTTTGAATCCGGATTTCGAATTTGCGCGGAAGCGCCCGACACTCGGTTTTTGGAAAAACGGATTTTGCAGAGGGCGAAAAAAAACAAAATTCCACAAAAATGTCTGAGCGAAAAAACTTTGGAAAACTCAAGGAAGTGATACCGCTTCCCAATCTCATTGAGAATCAGCTCAATTCTTATGCTGATTTTCTCCAAAAAGACGTGCCCCCCTCCAAGAGAAAAATGGTGGGTCTTCACGCCGTTTTCAGCGAGGTATTCCCCATAGAAAGCTACGACGGCAAGCACAGACTCGAATACGTTTCCTACGATTTGGTAGGGCCTAAGCAGACGGAAGTTGAGTGCATAAAGGAAAGCACCACATACTCCGTGGCTTTGCATGTAAAATTCCGCCTCGTCTCGGGCGACTCCACAAAAGAAGACACAATTTTCATGGGCGACATCAATATGATGACCCAAAGCGGCAGCTTTATCGTCAACGGCGCGGAACGCGTTGTCGTCAGCCAGTTGCACCGCAGCCCCGGCATTTGCTTCGAAGAAACGATGCACAGCTCGGACAAAATGCTCTATTCGTTCCGCCTCATTCCCGACCGCGGCACATGGGTTGAAGTTCAGTTCGACCAGAACGACCTGCTTTACGTCTATATCGACCGCCGCCGCCGCCGCAGGAAATTCCTTATCACGACACTCCTCCGCGCTCTCGGACACAGCTCCGACCCCGAAATCGTCAAGCTTTTCTACGAAGTTGAAGATATGTCGGTAAAGCGCGCGTTGCAGATGGAGAACATTTCGCAATACGTTCTCGCCGAACCTGTTACCGACCCCGACAAGGGCATCGTGCTCCTCAAACAGTACGAAACGCTCACAACGATGGCGGTGCAGAAATTCAAGGCGGCAAACATCGAAGAATTTAAAGTTATCGACACTACCGTCGACGACGGCGCAATCGTCCGCGCAATCAAGAAAGACAAGACGAAGAACGAAGAGGGCGCGTTGAAGTACATCTACACGCAGCTGCGCCCCGGCGAACCCGTCAATGTGGAAAACGCGCGTGCGCTCATCCGCCGCACACTCAAAGACCCGAAACGCTACGACTTGGGCAGGGTCGGCCGCTTCAAAATCAACCAGAAGCTCGGCTTGAACACGCCGCTCGAAACCCGCGTTCTCACAAGCGAAGACATCGTTGCGGGCACAAAATACCTTTGCAAACTTAAAAAAGGTCAGGGAATTATCGACGACATCGATAATTTGAGCAGCCGCCGCGTAAGAACCGCGGGCGAACTTCTTGCAAACCAGTGCAGAATGGGCTTGGCGCGTACCGAAAAGCTCGTGCGCGAACGCATGAACGCGTCGGAACAGAACACGGAATCGTTGACAATCCAGCGTCTCGTGAACACGAAGGCGATGACGACGGTTATCCGCGACTTCTTCGCAAGAAACCAGCTCTCGCAATTCATGGACCAAATCAATCCGCTTTCGGAACTCACCCACAAACGCCGTCTTTCGGCTCTGGGTCAGGGCGGTTTGAGCCGCGAACGCGCGGGCTTCGAAGTCCGAGACGTTCACGCGACGCACTACGGCAGAATCTGCCCGATTGAAACGCCGGAAGGTCCGAATATCGGTCTTATCAATTCGCTTTCGTGCTACGCGAAAATCAACGAGTTCGGCTTTATCGAAACGCCCTACCGCAAGGTCGAAAAGGGCTGGGTGCTCGACAAAATCGAATACCTTTCCGCCGACGAAGAGGAGGGCAAGACTATCGCGCAGGCGAGCAGCGAAATCAAGGACGGCAAGCTTGTCGGCAGGGTAATCGCCAGAAACTTCGACGAAGTTTCGGAAGTAGACCCGATGGACGTAGACTACATGGACGTAAGCCCCAAGCAGCTCGTTTCGGTCGCGGCGGGTCTTATCCCCTTCCTCGAACACGACGACGCAAACCGCGCGTTGATGGGTTCGAACATGCAGCGTCAGGGCGTTCCGCTTTTGAAGACTCAGGCTCCGTTTGTCGGAACGGGTATCGAAGGCAGAGTGGCGACGGACTCGCGCACGGTTGTGCTGTCGGAATCCGACGGCATTGTCGCGAGCGTAGACGCAAAGAGAATCGTAATTACGCCCACCGGCGAAATGCCCAAAAAGGTTCAGGGCAAGCTTAAAAGCGACCCCGACAAAAAGATTTACGTATACGAACTGCGCAAATTCATGCGTTCGAACGCATGCACATGCTTCACGCAAAAGCCCGTGGTAAAACACGGACAGAAGGTGAAAGTCGGCACGGTTCTCGCGGACGGCGCGGCTACGGAAGACGGCGAGTTGGCTCTCGGCAAAAACGTTCTCGTGGCGTTCATGCCCTGGAACGGATACAACTTTGAAGACGCCATTCTGCTCTCCGAAAAACTCATCAAGAACGACGTGTTTACGTCGGTGCACATCGAAGAGTACGAAGTAACGGCGCGCGACACGAAGCTCGGGCCCGAAGAAATCACGCGCGATATCCCGAACGTGGGCGAAGACGCGCTGAAAAACCTCGACCGCAACGGCGTAATCCGCATCGGCGCGGAAGTGAAGGCGGGCGACATTCTTGTCGGCAAAATCACGCCGAAGAGCGAAACGGAACTTGCTCCCGAAGAAAAGCTGCTCCGCGCAATCTTCGGCGAAAAGGCGTCGGACGTCAAGGACTCGTCGCTCATCGTTCCGTCGGGCGTCAAGGGCATTATCATGGACGTGAAGGTGTCGACGAAAGTCGACGGCGAAGGCGAAAAGCTCAGCGAAAGCGACATGCGCCGCCGCACGCGCAAAATCAAGGAAGAGCACCGCGCGCAAAGCGACGCCCTCCGCGACGAACTCACCGAAGCGCTATCCAACGTGCTCCTCGGCGAAAAAATCCCGCTCGACGTCCGCAATTCGGAAACGGGCGAAGTCATCATTCCGCAGAACAGGAAGATTACAAAGACGCTCCTGCGCCGCTTGGCGTCGGTCTCGAAGAACATCGACATCGACCCCTCGCCCGTGCGCAACAAGATTTTCGGAATCATCGAAGGTTTCCAGAGCAAGTTCGCGGAAATCGAAGCCGAATGTGCGCGCAAAGTCGCGTCAATCGAAAGCGGCGACGGTTCCGACCAGAACGTCATCAAGAACGTCAAGGTTTACATCGCAACGAAGCGCAAGATTCAGGTCGGCGACAAAATGGCGGGACGCCACGGCAACAAGGGTATCGTAGCCCGCATCGTTCCCGAAGAGGACATGCCCTACCTGCCCGACGGCACGCCCGTTGAAATCTGCCTGAACCCCATGGGCGTTCCCTCGCGAATGAACGTAGGTCAGGTTTTGGAAACGCACTTGGGCTGGGCTTGCAAAAAGCTCGGAATCAAGATTGCGACGCCGATTTTCGACGGTATCAGCGAAAAGGATATCCGCACATACTTGAAAGACACCGGCATGCCCGAAAGCGGCAAGGTTCGCCTCATCGACGGACTGACGGGCAACTACTTCGACCAGCCGATAGTTGTTGGCTACATCTACATGATGAAGCTCAACCACTTGGTTGCCGACAAAATCCACGCCCGCGCGGTCGGCCCGTACAGCCTCATTACGCAGCAGCCTCTGGGCGGCAAGGCGCAATACGGCGGTCAGCGTTTCGGCGAAATGGAAGTTTGGGCGTTGGAAGCGTACGGCGCGGCATACACCTTGCAGGAATTGCTCACGGTCAAGTCCGACGACGTTCAGGGCAGAACGAAGATATACGAACAAATCGTCAAGGGCGACAGTTCGTTGCAGGCGGGTACGCCGCAGTCGTTCAATGTCTTGATGAAGGAAATGCAGGGCTTGTGCCTGAACATAAAGGCGGAAAACAGCGACGACATCGAAATACAGTAGTCGC
The Opitutia bacterium KCR 482 genome window above contains:
- the rplJ gene encoding 50S ribosomal protein L10: MRPEKKFLVEEARNRLSAAGHVFLVSFTGVKVSDAAELRKALAEVGAEYHVAKNSIIKIAAKELGLPSMDSALEGQTGVVTGGEDPAAVAKAISAFFKTRENSTIKLGIMGEKVMSKEDVEYLGSLPSLPELRAKFLSLLNTPASQMVRVIFCKLEKEGGAPAEEAQA
- the rplA gene encoding 50S ribosomal protein L1, producing the protein MVKRSKRYRQASDAAPKAALSLADAVSALQAMPKAGFDETVEISFRLNVDPKQSTQMVRGTVRLPNGSGKKVRVIVFTENAQAALDAGADKAGFEDLIKEVSEGFLDFDVAIATTSAMKEVRKVARVLGPKGLMPNPKSGTVTDDVASAIAEVKAGRVEFKMDKTSNMSVVVGKRSFATEKLAENAKVVLDSVVAARPEAIKGKFINSIAISSTMSPSVKIALSEVAQ
- the rpoB gene encoding DNA-directed RNA polymerase subunit beta codes for the protein MSERKNFGKLKEVIPLPNLIENQLNSYADFLQKDVPPSKRKMVGLHAVFSEVFPIESYDGKHRLEYVSYDLVGPKQTEVECIKESTTYSVALHVKFRLVSGDSTKEDTIFMGDINMMTQSGSFIVNGAERVVVSQLHRSPGICFEETMHSSDKMLYSFRLIPDRGTWVEVQFDQNDLLYVYIDRRRRRRKFLITTLLRALGHSSDPEIVKLFYEVEDMSVKRALQMENISQYVLAEPVTDPDKGIVLLKQYETLTTMAVQKFKAANIEEFKVIDTTVDDGAIVRAIKKDKTKNEEGALKYIYTQLRPGEPVNVENARALIRRTLKDPKRYDLGRVGRFKINQKLGLNTPLETRVLTSEDIVAGTKYLCKLKKGQGIIDDIDNLSSRRVRTAGELLANQCRMGLARTEKLVRERMNASEQNTESLTIQRLVNTKAMTTVIRDFFARNQLSQFMDQINPLSELTHKRRLSALGQGGLSRERAGFEVRDVHATHYGRICPIETPEGPNIGLINSLSCYAKINEFGFIETPYRKVEKGWVLDKIEYLSADEEEGKTIAQASSEIKDGKLVGRVIARNFDEVSEVDPMDVDYMDVSPKQLVSVAAGLIPFLEHDDANRALMGSNMQRQGVPLLKTQAPFVGTGIEGRVATDSRTVVLSESDGIVASVDAKRIVITPTGEMPKKVQGKLKSDPDKKIYVYELRKFMRSNACTCFTQKPVVKHGQKVKVGTVLADGAATEDGELALGKNVLVAFMPWNGYNFEDAILLSEKLIKNDVFTSVHIEEYEVTARDTKLGPEEITRDIPNVGEDALKNLDRNGVIRIGAEVKAGDILVGKITPKSETELAPEEKLLRAIFGEKASDVKDSSLIVPSGVKGIIMDVKVSTKVDGEGEKLSESDMRRRTRKIKEEHRAQSDALRDELTEALSNVLLGEKIPLDVRNSETGEVIIPQNRKITKTLLRRLASVSKNIDIDPSPVRNKIFGIIEGFQSKFAEIEAECARKVASIESGDGSDQNVIKNVKVYIATKRKIQVGDKMAGRHGNKGIVARIVPEEDMPYLPDGTPVEICLNPMGVPSRMNVGQVLETHLGWACKKLGIKIATPIFDGISEKDIRTYLKDTGMPESGKVRLIDGLTGNYFDQPIVVGYIYMMKLNHLVADKIHARAVGPYSLITQQPLGGKAQYGGQRFGEMEVWALEAYGAAYTLQELLTVKSDDVQGRTKIYEQIVKGDSSLQAGTPQSFNVLMKEMQGLCLNIKAENSDDIEIQ
- the rplL gene encoding 50S ribosomal protein L7/L12 translates to MADITKDQVIEWLSSLTVVDAAALVKELEEKWGVSAAAPVAVVAGGAAAPAAEEKDSFDVILKAVDPAKKIAVIKEVRAITGLGLAEAKALVEGAPKAVKEGVNKDESAELAKKLKDAGAEVEVK
- the nusG gene encoding transcription termination/antitermination protein NusG produces the protein MESDTQDTRRWYAVQTRSNMEKKAVETLKHMIDVEDMGAYISKDDILMPEERVSEIKNGNKVSRARKLYPGYIFVRVKLFDENENFLEKPWYFVRGINGVINFMGGERPVPLRQAEVDRIFAQMAQSEGTERPKISFNVGESVKIHEGPFLGLTGVIEEVDAERGKLKVSVSIFGRFTPVELEYSQVSRADIED
- the secE gene encoding preprotein translocase subunit SecE, producing MTNPFRKIRQFYQETVVELKKSSWPTRPELVNSVIVVFVALGLLGAFVALADFAIYNVVDLLTWFVKGGK
- the rplK gene encoding 50S ribosomal protein L11; this encodes MAKKVVKEIKLQLPAGAANPAPPVGPALGAAGVNIMGFCKEFNAKTKDQAGMILPVVISVYQDKSFTFILKSPPAAVLLKKAAKIETASAKPNTDKVGKVTRAQIKEIVKIKEKDLNATSPEQAVKIIEGTARSMGIEVVD